A single window of Fischerella sp. PCC 9605 DNA harbors:
- a CDS encoding ABC transporter permease has product MTKYLINRLLTSIPTLIAISIVVFAILALAPGDPMGEFALNPSITAEVRENLKRSLGLDQPMHIRYIKWVTSFISGDMGYSFTSRSSVSELILQRLPTTLWIVGSAYVISALLAVPLGVISALKRHSVVDMIVTTIVFLGFSLPTFFTGLLFIIVFSVQLKWLPFIYNSTLQVTDWQSFVAQIKQSIMPVCVLTLWQTALLMRFVRSEVLEKVHQDYVRTAYAKGLSTFAVIKRHVLRNALIPVVTLVALDIPNIFAGALVTEQVFRVPGIGALLIESIYRNDTPVVMAITFIYAILIVIFNLVADILYGWLDPRVQYTK; this is encoded by the coding sequence ATGACCAAATATTTAATCAATCGTTTACTAACTTCTATCCCGACACTCATTGCCATCAGTATTGTTGTCTTCGCAATTTTGGCATTAGCACCAGGCGATCCGATGGGTGAATTTGCGCTTAATCCCTCCATTACAGCAGAAGTTCGGGAGAATTTGAAAAGATCGCTGGGTTTGGATCAACCGATGCATATCCGTTACATCAAATGGGTTACGTCTTTTATCAGTGGAGACATGGGTTATTCCTTCACCAGCCGTAGCTCAGTCAGTGAGTTGATTCTCCAACGCCTACCGACAACTTTATGGATAGTTGGTTCTGCTTATGTTATCAGTGCGCTGCTAGCTGTTCCTTTGGGGGTAATTTCCGCTCTTAAACGCCATTCAGTTGTAGATATGATAGTGACAACTATCGTATTTTTAGGATTTTCTTTACCGACATTTTTTACTGGGTTGCTATTTATTATTGTCTTTAGCGTGCAATTAAAATGGCTACCTTTTATCTATAACAGTACTTTGCAGGTGACAGATTGGCAGAGTTTTGTAGCCCAAATTAAACAATCGATTATGCCTGTGTGTGTGCTGACACTTTGGCAAACAGCATTGTTAATGCGTTTTGTCCGTTCCGAAGTTTTAGAAAAAGTCCATCAAGATTACGTGCGTACTGCTTATGCTAAGGGATTGTCTACCTTTGCAGTCATCAAGCGTCATGTTTTGCGGAATGCTTTAATTCCTGTAGTTACGTTGGTGGCATTAGATATTCCCAATATTTTTGCAGGGGCTTTGGTGACAGAACAGGTTTTTCGTGTTCCTGGTATTGGTGCTTTATTGATTGAATCTATTTATCGCAATGACACACCAGTTGTGATGGCAATTACTTTTATTTATGCAATTTTGATTGTTATTTTTAATTTAGTTGCAGATATTCTTTACGGTTGGTTAGATCCTCGTGTTCAATACACGAAGTAG
- a CDS encoding ABC transporter permease, which translates to MLERSPNQNTVDSEFSGSDFILEQRTLSLDIWRKFRRNRQALFGTVVLLVIVLSVILGPFIYTTPFNQVDFAKSSLPPSWEHPFGTNDLGQDILARLLYGGRISIAVGIFSMLVAIFIGTFIGAISGFYGGFLDTLLMRLTDLCLALPRLPLLLLVIFLFRDAIKAIAGPELGIFALVVLIIGGLNWMSVARLVRADFLTVREMEFVTAARALGANPRRLIWIHILPNVISPVLVAATLSVGNAIITESTLSFFGLGFPPDVPTWGRMLYEAQNFLEFAPYMVLFPGTAIFLTVLSINFIGDGLRDALDPRLS; encoded by the coding sequence ATGTTAGAGCGATCGCCAAATCAGAACACAGTAGATTCCGAGTTTTCCGGTTCTGATTTTATCCTTGAACAAAGAACCCTCAGTCTAGATATATGGCGCAAGTTTCGGCGCAACCGTCAGGCTTTGTTTGGTACTGTGGTGCTGCTGGTGATAGTTTTAAGTGTGATTTTGGGGCCATTTATATACACGACTCCTTTCAACCAAGTTGACTTCGCTAAATCTAGTCTCCCCCCCAGTTGGGAACATCCCTTTGGTACAAATGATTTGGGTCAGGATATATTAGCGAGGTTGTTATATGGTGGACGGATATCAATCGCCGTGGGAATTTTTTCCATGTTGGTTGCTATCTTTATAGGGACATTCATTGGTGCGATCTCCGGTTTTTATGGCGGTTTTTTGGATACGCTGTTGATGCGGTTGACAGATTTGTGCTTGGCTTTACCGCGATTACCGTTGTTACTGTTGGTAATATTTCTATTCCGTGATGCCATTAAAGCGATCGCAGGGCCAGAGTTGGGTATATTTGCACTGGTAGTCTTGATTATTGGTGGACTCAATTGGATGTCTGTAGCCAGACTAGTCAGAGCCGATTTTTTGACTGTACGTGAAATGGAATTTGTCACGGCTGCGCGGGCACTTGGTGCTAATCCTAGGCGACTAATTTGGATTCACATTTTGCCAAATGTCATTAGTCCCGTGCTGGTTGCAGCTACTCTTTCAGTTGGCAATGCAATTATCACGGAATCAACCCTCAGTTTTTTTGGTCTTGGTTTTCCGCCAGATGTACCAACCTGGGGACGAATGCTTTATGAAGCACAAAATTTTCTGGAATTTGCTCCTTATATGGTGCTGTTTCCAGGGACGGCAATATTTCTGACGGTACTGAGTATTAATTTTATTGGAGACGGTTTGAGAGATGCCTTAGATCCCAGGCTCTCTTGA
- a CDS encoding DUF938 domain-containing protein yields the protein MSTLEKPPLDPYPLSPYVAWAGNRNRDPILEVFKEKLPKSEGYVLEFASGSGMHINYFAPHFQHLSFQPSDMNEEVFENIGQLTQQTNLKNVQPPIKLDLTQPQTWSVLIGKKFDAIFCINIFQVAPISVADGMMNCTANHLSDRGSLFIYGPFKVDGAYTTPSNEEFDRTLLSYGVPEWGLKDITDITRTSQKYGLDLKEKVDMPGNNIILIYGFR from the coding sequence ATGTCAACATTAGAAAAACCTCCACTCGATCCGTATCCGCTTAGTCCCTACGTTGCCTGGGCAGGGAATCGCAACCGCGATCCGATTCTGGAAGTGTTTAAAGAAAAGTTACCTAAGAGCGAAGGTTACGTTCTAGAGTTTGCCTCTGGTAGTGGCATGCACATCAACTACTTCGCTCCTCATTTTCAGCACCTGAGTTTTCAGCCCTCGGATATGAATGAGGAGGTGTTTGAAAATATTGGGCAATTAACTCAACAGACTAATCTTAAAAACGTCCAACCGCCAATAAAACTGGATTTAACTCAGCCGCAAACCTGGTCAGTTCTAATTGGAAAAAAATTTGATGCCATTTTCTGTATTAATATATTCCAGGTTGCGCCAATCTCTGTTGCAGATGGGATGATGAATTGTACGGCAAACCATCTTAGCGATCGCGGTTCTCTGTTCATTTACGGCCCATTTAAAGTTGATGGCGCTTACACAACACCATCAAATGAAGAATTCGACAGAACCCTTCTCTCTTACGGAGTGCCGGAATGGGGACTAAAAGACATTACAGACATTACTAGGACTTCCCAAAAATACGGGCTTGATTTGAAAGAAAAAGTCGATATGCCTGGTAATAATATTATTCTCATCTACGGGTTTAGATGA
- a CDS encoding YdhR family protein, translating to MPVNKVFVYAEYQISIPFGEIDWVPINVEMKKFPGLKSKTWLSGVNTNSVGGFYEFDSIENAQSYIDGLLIPFAKQVNGNLTVKLFDGDATKQASIGMSSPFYPAESQ from the coding sequence ATGCCTGTGAATAAAGTATTTGTATACGCCGAGTATCAAATCTCAATTCCGTTCGGTGAAATTGATTGGGTTCCAATCAATGTGGAAATGAAAAAATTCCCAGGATTGAAATCTAAAACTTGGTTAAGTGGTGTAAACACTAATAGTGTTGGTGGCTTTTATGAATTTGATTCTATAGAGAATGCCCAAAGTTATATTGATGGCTTATTGATTCCATTTGCAAAACAGGTCAATGGAAATCTCACAGTGAAGCTTTTCGATGGTGATGCAACCAAACAAGCTAGTATTGGCATGAGTTCTCCTTTCTATCCGGCAGAATCTCAATGA
- a CDS encoding dienelactone hydrolase family protein, with product MREITRRKFIATATLATGFALAVQPISAKVITTDTKGLVAGAVKIPVKDGEIPAYRAMPATGGNFPIVLVIQEIFGVHEHIQDICRRFAKLGYVAIAPELFVRQGDVSKLSSIEEIRPIVAKVPDAQVMSDLDATVNWAVKSSKGNVNRLGITGFCWGGRITWLYAAYNPKVKAGVAWYGRLVGDTTEQTPKHPVDIASGLKVPVLGLYGGKDTGIPLDTVEQMRDRLKSSSSKSEIIVYPDAPHAFFADYRPSYREKEAKEGWQRLQAWFKQHGV from the coding sequence ATGAGAGAAATAACACGCCGCAAATTTATCGCAACTGCCACCCTTGCAACGGGTTTTGCCTTGGCTGTGCAACCCATTTCTGCCAAAGTCATCACCACCGATACTAAAGGATTAGTGGCGGGTGCGGTGAAAATTCCCGTCAAAGATGGTGAAATTCCTGCCTACAGAGCAATGCCCGCCACTGGCGGTAATTTTCCAATTGTCCTAGTAATCCAGGAAATATTTGGCGTACACGAACACATTCAGGATATCTGCCGTCGCTTTGCAAAGTTGGGATACGTGGCGATCGCTCCAGAATTGTTCGTGCGTCAGGGCGATGTCTCGAAATTAAGCAGTATTGAAGAAATTCGCCCGATAGTGGCGAAAGTACCGGATGCTCAAGTAATGTCCGATCTTGATGCGACAGTAAACTGGGCTGTAAAGTCATCTAAGGGTAACGTTAATAGATTAGGCATTACAGGTTTCTGCTGGGGTGGTCGCATTACCTGGTTATATGCAGCATACAATCCCAAAGTCAAGGCAGGGGTAGCGTGGTATGGGCGACTAGTAGGCGATACCACCGAACAGACACCCAAGCATCCCGTCGATATTGCCTCCGGGCTGAAAGTTCCTGTTCTCGGACTCTATGGCGGCAAGGATACAGGCATTCCCCTTGATACAGTGGAACAAATGCGCGATCGCCTCAAGTCCAGCAGCAGCAAATCCGAAATCATCGTCTACCCCGATGCGCCCCATGCCTTTTTTGCTGATTATCGCCCCTCCTACCGCGAAAAAGAAGCCAAAGAGGGCTGGCAACGCCTCCAAGCATGGTTTAAGCAGCATGGCGTGTAA
- a CDS encoding SDR family oxidoreductase, producing MTGGNRGLGLEIVKALASAGAFVLINGRNQENLDRAVTAVKSLGGSASPLQLDITDEAAVEKAFNSIREQYGRLDILVNNVGMRDRRGLFKFEMDAVRHLVETDLIAPFNLCRKAAQLMIENGEGRIINITSIAGSIAGAGDAAYTAAKGGLEALTRALAAELGTYGITVNGVAPGFFATESNADIVADREIAAWLQKRTSLGRWGEPKEIAGAVIFFASTAASYVTGQVLAVDGGYLTHF from the coding sequence GTGACTGGAGGGAACCGGGGACTAGGGCTGGAAATCGTCAAAGCGCTTGCCAGTGCTGGTGCGTTTGTTCTCATCAATGGACGAAATCAAGAAAACCTAGATCGAGCAGTTACGGCTGTTAAATCGCTTGGCGGATCAGCCTCGCCATTGCAGTTAGATATTACGGATGAAGCAGCCGTTGAAAAAGCATTCAACTCAATTCGAGAACAATACGGGCGGCTTGATATCCTTGTTAATAATGTTGGTATGCGCGATCGCCGTGGTTTGTTTAAATTTGAAATGGATGCGGTACGTCACCTCGTCGAAACCGATCTCATTGCTCCCTTCAATCTCTGCCGGAAAGCAGCGCAGCTAATGATCGAGAATGGAGAGGGGAGAATCATTAACATCACGTCGATTGCCGGATCAATAGCAGGCGCTGGCGACGCTGCTTATACTGCCGCCAAAGGAGGACTTGAAGCTTTAACTCGGGCACTTGCCGCTGAACTCGGAACATACGGAATAACTGTCAATGGTGTTGCCCCTGGCTTTTTCGCAACAGAATCCAATGCGGATATAGTCGCGGATCGGGAAATTGCCGCTTGGCTGCAAAAACGAACCTCTCTTGGTCGTTGGGGAGAACCCAAAGAAATCGCTGGTGCTGTCATTTTCTTTGCTTCAACTGCTGCATCCTACGTCACCGGTCAGGTTTTGGCGGTTGATGGTGGATATCTAACTCATTTCTAA
- a CDS encoding DOPA 4,5-dioxygenase family protein, with the protein MKENTTKITGFHAHVYFDTASREAAARVREGLGAMFDVRLGRWHDRPIGPHPQAMYQVAFSPEQFGQVVPWLMLNREGLDVLIHPETGDDVKDHTEHSLWLGEKLELNLDFLKAG; encoded by the coding sequence ATGAAAGAGAATACTACTAAAATCACTGGTTTTCACGCTCATGTTTACTTTGATACTGCAAGTCGTGAGGCAGCTGCGCGTGTACGTGAAGGGTTGGGCGCTATGTTTGACGTGCGGTTAGGACGCTGGCATGATCGGCCGATTGGCCCGCACCCACAAGCAATGTATCAAGTTGCATTCTCTCCAGAACAGTTTGGCCAGGTCGTTCCCTGGTTAATGCTCAATCGTGAGGGGTTAGATGTTCTTATCCACCCCGAGACAGGAGACGATGTGAAAGACCATACAGAGCATTCCCTGTGGTTAGGAGAGAAGCTAGAGCTGAATCTCGATTTCCTAAAGGCAGGTTAG
- a CDS encoding GNAT family N-acetyltransferase, translated as MQVETQRLVLREFKQEDFRQLAPILANPQVMKFSPTGILSVAETQKKIEGFIASYAKYGFGKWAVFFKESNELIGYCGIAVEQIDNKNEKEIGYRLDPKFWGKGLATEAASAVLKYGSEQLKLPYILGIAEKANVASVRVLEKLGMRYERETVFHEVKMDVYRFNYAVSPQSQ; from the coding sequence ATGCAAGTAGAGACACAACGACTTGTTCTTAGAGAATTTAAACAAGAAGACTTTCGGCAACTTGCACCAATACTTGCAAATCCGCAAGTCATGAAGTTCTCTCCAACAGGTATCCTTTCAGTTGCAGAAACTCAAAAGAAAATAGAGGGTTTTATTGCTTCGTATGCGAAGTATGGTTTTGGAAAGTGGGCTGTTTTTTTCAAAGAAAGTAATGAATTAATTGGCTATTGTGGAATAGCGGTAGAGCAAATAGATAACAAAAATGAAAAAGAGATTGGGTATCGACTAGATCCAAAGTTTTGGGGTAAAGGTTTAGCAACCGAGGCTGCATCAGCAGTTCTAAAATATGGATCTGAGCAACTCAAGCTTCCATACATTCTGGGCATTGCTGAAAAAGCAAACGTAGCATCGGTTAGAGTTCTGGAAAAATTGGGTATGCGTTATGAGAGGGAAACTGTGTTTCACGAGGTCAAAATGGATGTGTATCGATTCAATTACGCTGTTTCCCCACAATCTCAGTGA